CAGTATCCTGATAACTGGAATGTGACCAACCAGGTATCTAATAATTCCACTCAGATAGTGGTAGCCAGTTCTGAGTTCATTTCCACCAACGGTACCAAGGGCAGTGTAGTGTTGATCCTTAAACTTCCCAAGACCGCTGATAATAACATGACTCAAACCCGACAGGAATTTATAACCCAGGCCCAACAATCCGGTCAGAATGTTACCAATGGAACCATTAACATCACAGGTTTGAGTGCCAGTGACATTAGCTACTCTGGAAAGGATACTCTTGGAAATAATACCTATGCCCGGCTTGTTGATTTTGAGAAGAACGATTCAGTGTATATGATCCTCTTTGCAACTGGTGGTGGGGCCGATATTAATACTGCTAAGTCCTACTTTGATGTGATTGTCAAAAACTTCAAGGTAGAATGAGGGGATTAAGTAAAAACCCATTTCCCTCTTTTTAGAGGGGATATTCCTATTTTCAGTGGGATATTCATGGGAAAATTTATTTATACAACATTTAATGCTTTATAAATCGTTGCTTAATATCGTCAAGGGTTTATAAAACGTGTATTTATACAACTAGGGGGAGTTATTATTGATTAAAACCCTTATTTTATATGAAAGCAGGTATGGATCTACCTGGGAAGCAGCCAACATAATTTCACTTATTCTGGGCCCCTCCCGGCGTCATCCTCTTTCACAGTTTGGTGAAGGATGTCGTGACTTTGATTTAATAGTGATGGGCACCCCTATCTATAATGGGAATATTCACCCTAAAATGCAGACTTTTCTTGATAATGAGCGGGAATGGCTTGATGAAAAAAGTATAGCCCTTTTTTGCACATGTCTCAATGGTTCTGAAGGTCTGCGTGTTCTCAGGGAAGTGGAGGATAGTTTGGGGGATAATGTTCTTGAACTGGGTGTTCTGGGTGGTCGCCTGGAGATGGATCGTTTGAATGACAGGGATTACGAGGCACTCAAGAAATATATTTCCAGGGAAGGATTACCCTCCCAGGGAATGGATTTATTTAACAGTAAAGAAGTTGTGGAATGGGCATTACGCCTTATTGACATCAGGGATGGACTTTTGGATAAACTCCCTGTAGTAGAACTCCGGAGGGAAGTTGAGGATTTTTTAAACGAACACAATACTTGCACCCTGGCCACCAGCTCCCAGGACCGGGTACGTGCCACTCCACTGGAGTATGAATACCACCAGGGACATCTCTATATTCTCAGTGAAGGAGGAATGAAGTTCGCCAACCTACTTTCCAATTCCCAAGTCTCAGTGGCAGTATATGAAGATTACACTGATATGGATAACATTTTAGGGATGCAGATCACAGGACAGGCACTTTTGGTGGAAGAACTGGGGGAATATCAGCAGGCCATAGAAATGAAGGGTCTTAGCATGGATTATATACGATCACTTCCTGTTGATCTTAAACTCATCAGGGTGGATCTGGAGAAGGTTGAATTTTTAAACTCCCAGTTTGAAAAAAAGGGATACTCAACAAGACAGGTTTTGAAGTTTTAGATATTTTTAGAAGAATCATTTTTTTTTAAAAATTTATTTATTTTTTTAGAAACCTCTCCTTCAAAAATCGAATTTATTATTAAAAATTTATTTACTGTTTTTTTAAAATTTATTCTGAAGATATATGGGGAAATCTAGTTGAAACGAAATTGGATCTATTACTATCCATACTGGAATTTTTATTAATTAACCATCACTGTAACACTAAATAATCTTTACTTACAATCAATAACTAAAGTATGAAATCTGGGTCAATATACAAAACCTGAAAAACTGCCATAAATCAGTAATTACATGTATACTGGCTGAATGAAAAACCGGTATTTTAAAGAAAAAATGTGAAATGATTTATTTTCATGGATTTTTATCCTCATTTCTAAATTATTTGGGATTATTCTTGGGGGAAAATATTTGGAAAAATATTTAATTATTCCAGTGTATCCATGGGGTTTATCCAGATATTTTCAAACTGGTCATCCCCGTATCTGGCTGGAGTCAATCACTTTTATAAATTCCTGGGCATGGTCCCGGGTTGTGGTGTTTGAATCGTATTTATATGTTTCATAGACAATGGATGGGATTCCTGCTTTTATTAATGGGATGGTAACGTATTCTGTGCTTGAAGGGTCTGATGGGTAGTAATAGCTCATCCATGAGATTTTGTTTGATAGTTCACGGGCAATGGAGAGGGATTTATTGTCAGTGGTTGGTACGAAGACAAACCTGGTTACTTCATAGCTCCCATTACTGGAATGAATATCAACTGCCAGCTGGTAATGATTGTTGATTATATCTGGTACCACGTATTCATTTGCCAGTTTTTGACCATTTAAACGTTCTGCTGGATAATTATTTTGATATAATGGTGCATTGATTATATAAAGATAATATTGTTTTTCAACCGAATCACTATTCTCTCGCATGGCTTCCACCATAGCTTGATGTGCACCAGATTCCCGGGGGTGAACCCCTACAATGTAAGCTACAGTAACATTGGAACTGGTATTCCCGTAGGGTCCCTCTTTCACCACTGTAGAATCATTGGTTTGGCCCAAAACTACCGAAGATACCTGGGACGAGTTGTTGTTGCTTAGGGTAGGAGTCCCGCTTAGGGATACAGTCAGCAGAATTGCGGAAAAAACCAGGATAATCACTGCACACCCTGATATGATCAGTTTTCCCTTTGTTTCAAGGCTTATAAATCTTTTAAATCCTTCAATGGGAGGTTCGGATTTTTTACTTTGCTTTTGAAGTTTTTTGTTGCCTGTATTTGGTTTAAACGGAATTCTCATTTTTTGCCCTTTTAAAATCATTAAAATTTTAGAAATTCTTATAAATC
This genomic interval from Methanobacterium sp. Maddingley MBC34 contains the following:
- a CDS encoding flavodoxin (PFAM: Pyridoxamine 5'-phosphate oxidase) — translated: MIKTLILYESRYGSTWEAANIISLILGPSRRHPLSQFGEGCRDFDLIVMGTPIYNGNIHPKMQTFLDNEREWLDEKSIALFCTCLNGSEGLRVLREVEDSLGDNVLELGVLGGRLEMDRLNDRDYEALKKYISREGLPSQGMDLFNSKEVVEWALRLIDIRDGLLDKLPVVELRREVEDFLNEHNTCTLATSSQDRVRATPLEYEYHQGHLYILSEGGMKFANLLSNSQVSVAVYEDYTDMDNILGMQITGQALLVEELGEYQQAIEMKGLSMDYIRSLPVDLKLIRVDLEKVEFLNSQFEKKGYSTRQVLKF